A genomic segment from Carassius auratus strain Wakin unplaced genomic scaffold, ASM336829v1 scaf_tig00034704, whole genome shotgun sequence encodes:
- the LOC113081633 gene encoding protein FAM102B-like, with protein MAFIMMKKKRFKFKVDVELEELSSVPYVNGVLFCKVRLTDGGFSDESSREPVLVNCVKWKKKLSFLCKMSANAGTGVLDPCVFRVSVRKELKGGKTFAKLGFADLNLAEFAGSGSTTRRCLLEGYNTKNTRQDNSILKLIISMQLMSGDPCFKTPPSTAMTIGFPGETETCLHEDRRGETQNAIYTENPGKIGFSHGSVPDELGKCGHSRTASYASQQSKLSGYSTGHSRSSSLTEFSHRRNLSVGSASTGVGSLPEPSEDRESRTQACTPLPHHLATPSHSGITANRHPVKQDSVESQLKRVDATRVDADDIIETILQGQDFSHSILDSSNEEEGLRLFVGPGGSTALGSQHTRVGAGAFEQVVIKR; from the exons ATGGCATTCATCATGATGAAAAAGAAGAGGTTTAAGTTTAAAGTAGATGTGGAGCTGGAGGAGCTGTCATCTGTCCCATACGTGAATGGAGTTCTGTTCTGCAAGGTTCGACTAACGGACGGAGGCTTTTCAGACGAGTCCTCAAG AGAGCCAGTTCTGGTGAATTGTGTTAAATGGAAGAAAAAATTATCCTTTTTATGCAAGATGAGTGCTAATGCAGGGACAGGGGTGTTGGATCCATGTGTTTTTCGGGTGTCTGTAAGAAAG GAGCTCAAAGGTGGGAAGACGTTTGCAAAG cttGGCTTTGCTGATTTAAACTTGGCTGAGTTTGCCGGTTCAGGAAGCACCACACGGCGTTGTTTATTGGAGGGGTACAACACCAAAAACACTCGTCAGGACAACTCTATActgaag ttAATAATCAGTATGCAGCTAATGTCGGGTGATCCCTGCTTTAAAAC GCCTCCATCCACTGCAATGACGATTGGTTTTCCAGGAGAAACAGAGACATGTCTACATGAGGACAGAAGAGGAGAGACGCAGAATGCAATCTATACAG AAAACCCAGGAAAAATTGGCTTCAGTCATGGTTCTGTTCCAGATGAACTGGGAAAGTGTGGTCACTCAAGAACCGCCAGCTACGCCAGCCAGCAGTCCAAACTTTCCG GCTACAGCACAGGTCACTCACGCTCCTCCAGCCTGACAGAGTTCTCTCATCGGAGGAACTTGTCTGTGGGCAGTGCCTCCACTGGGGTTGGCAGCCTACCAGAGCCCAGTGAGGACAGAGAGTCTCGCACACAGGCTTGCACACCTTTACCCCACCACTTAGCCACACCGTCCCACAGTGGGATCACAGCCAACAG gCACCCTGTAAAACAGGATTCGGTTGAGTCTCAGCTAAAGCGAGTGGATGCTACCAGAGTGGATGCTGATGATATCATTGAGACAATCCTACAGGGTCAAGACTTCAGCCACAGCATACTGGACTCTAGTAATGAAG